One window of Candidatus Eisenbacteria bacterium genomic DNA carries:
- a CDS encoding VWA domain-containing protein: AMRFDYSKWKGPRPEDLQFIKQLMDIYRNLLLQTGGDVEEALRWMEHFGEQYGFFNERFGIADFKKLLEKTGEVERTPKGFKITPRGEKRIRQDSLNEIFSSLQAGAVGDHRTPVAGKGGERLSETRAYQFGDSFSDLDPLASMSNAVRNHGMDEIRITEDDLEVFEQEHLSSCATVLMVDISHSMILYGEDRITPAKKIALALSQLIQTRYPRDTLDVVLFGDDAQRVPLKELMKIQAGPYHTNTKAGLSMARQILETRKGVNKQIFMITDGKPSAIREHGRLYKNPFGLDPRIVNKTLEEAMACRRKRITVTTFMLATDYPLLDFVRKLTAINQGRLYETDPQNIGAYVFHDFVRNRRKRLH; this comes from the coding sequence AAGCGATGCGATTCGACTACTCGAAATGGAAGGGCCCGCGGCCCGAAGACCTCCAGTTCATCAAGCAGTTGATGGACATCTATCGCAACCTGCTGCTCCAGACCGGCGGGGATGTCGAAGAAGCGCTGCGCTGGATGGAGCACTTCGGCGAGCAGTACGGATTCTTCAACGAGCGCTTCGGCATCGCGGACTTCAAGAAGCTGCTCGAGAAGACCGGTGAAGTCGAGCGCACGCCCAAGGGGTTCAAGATCACCCCCAGGGGCGAGAAGCGCATCCGCCAGGATTCCCTGAACGAGATCTTCTCCAGCCTCCAGGCCGGCGCCGTCGGCGACCACCGCACGCCGGTGGCGGGCAAGGGCGGCGAGCGGCTGAGCGAGACCCGCGCCTACCAGTTCGGCGACAGCTTCTCGGATCTCGATCCGCTGGCCTCGATGAGCAATGCCGTCCGCAATCACGGCATGGACGAGATCCGGATCACCGAGGACGATCTGGAGGTGTTCGAGCAGGAGCACCTCTCCTCGTGCGCCACGGTGCTGATGGTGGACATCAGCCACAGCATGATCCTCTACGGCGAGGACCGCATCACGCCCGCCAAGAAGATCGCACTCGCGCTCAGCCAGCTCATCCAGACGCGTTACCCGCGAGACACGCTGGATGTCGTGCTGTTCGGCGACGACGCGCAGCGCGTGCCGCTCAAGGAGCTGATGAAGATCCAGGCCGGCCCGTACCACACCAACACCAAGGCCGGCCTCTCGATGGCGCGCCAGATCCTCGAGACACGGAAGGGCGTCAACAAGCAGATCTTCATGATCACCGACGGCAAGCCTTCGGCGATCCGCGAGCACGGCCGGCTCTACAAGAATCCCTTCGGGCTCGACCCGCGCATCGTCAACAAGACGCTCGAAGAGGCGATGGCTTGCCGGCGCAAGCGCATCACGGTCACGACCTTCATGCTGGCGACCGACTATCCGCTGCTCGACTTCGTGCGCAAGCTCACCGCCATCAACCAGGGGCGCCTCTACGAGACCGACCCGCAGAACATCGGCGCCTATGTCTTCCACGATTTCGTGAGGAACCGACGCAAGCGTCTGCACTAG
- the pepT gene encoding peptidase T yields the protein MSTPAAIATSALERFLRYVTYDTQSSDASSTSPSTDKQLVLLDLLVRELKDLGLGDAVRHPQGVVMATLPATTRKANVPVIGFIAHVDTSPEESGASVKPIVHSNWQGGDIVLPDDPSVVLRPSEIPALRAQIGNDIVTASGTTLLGADNKAGVAAIMAAVEHMVRHPEIPHGKVRIAFTPDEEIGRGADHFDVAEFGAFCAYTMDGEGRGRLENETFSGDSMTVTFTGFNTHPGFAKGKMVNAIKAAADFIARLPRDRMTPEATSGREGFVHALEIEGGVGEARIRLIVRDFETPKLAEMERQVEKLAGEAAAAWPGVRATCVVKESYRNLREVLERHPQIVEHAAEAIRRAGLEVERSAIRGGTDGSRLSFMGLPTPNLFAGENNFHSKLEWVSAQDMDKSAETIVHLCRIWEERA from the coding sequence GTGAGCACCCCCGCCGCGATTGCCACGTCCGCCCTCGAACGCTTCCTCCGCTACGTCACCTACGATACCCAGTCGTCGGACGCCTCCAGCACCTCGCCGAGCACCGACAAGCAGCTGGTCCTGCTCGATCTCCTGGTCCGCGAGCTGAAAGACCTGGGCCTCGGCGACGCCGTGCGTCATCCGCAGGGGGTGGTCATGGCCACGCTTCCGGCCACGACTCGAAAAGCCAATGTCCCCGTGATCGGCTTCATCGCCCACGTCGACACGTCGCCGGAGGAGAGCGGCGCTTCGGTCAAGCCGATCGTTCACTCCAATTGGCAGGGCGGCGACATCGTGCTTCCGGACGACCCCAGCGTGGTGCTCAGGCCTTCCGAGATCCCGGCGCTGCGCGCCCAAATTGGGAACGACATCGTCACCGCGTCCGGGACCACGCTGCTCGGAGCCGACAACAAGGCGGGCGTGGCGGCGATCATGGCCGCCGTCGAGCACATGGTTCGCCATCCCGAGATCCCGCACGGCAAAGTGCGCATCGCCTTCACGCCCGACGAAGAGATCGGCCGCGGGGCCGATCACTTCGACGTCGCCGAGTTCGGAGCGTTCTGCGCCTACACGATGGACGGGGAAGGCCGCGGGCGGCTCGAGAACGAGACCTTCTCCGGTGACTCGATGACGGTCACGTTCACGGGCTTCAACACGCATCCCGGCTTCGCCAAGGGAAAGATGGTGAACGCCATCAAGGCCGCGGCGGACTTCATCGCACGCCTGCCTCGTGACCGGATGACGCCGGAGGCCACGTCGGGACGTGAAGGGTTCGTCCATGCCCTCGAGATCGAAGGCGGAGTGGGCGAGGCCAGGATCCGTCTCATCGTGCGCGACTTCGAGACTCCGAAGCTCGCCGAGATGGAGCGCCAGGTGGAGAAGCTCGCCGGCGAAGCCGCGGCGGCATGGCCTGGAGTTCGCGCCACCTGCGTGGTGAAGGAGTCCTATCGCAACCTTCGCGAGGTGCTCGAACGCCATCCGCAGATCGTCGAGCATGCCGCCGAGGCGATCCGCCGCGCGGGGCTCGAGGTCGAGCGCTCCGCCATTCGCGGCGGCACGGACGGCTCGAGGCTCAGCTTCATGGGACTGCCGACGCCGAACCTGTTCGCCGGCGAGAACAACTTCCATTCCAAGCTCGAATGGGTGTCGGCTCAGGACATGGACAAGTCGGCCGAGACCATCGTCCACCTCTGCCGGATCTGGGAAGAGAGAGCCTGA
- a CDS encoding flavin reductase family protein produces MFIDPAAMEQRHLHHFLISVIVPRPIAFVSTVGADGSHNVAPFSYFNLISSRPPLVGISVNRRAAGPKDTARKVRETGEFVVNLVDEALSAKAVEASGEWPPDVDEFTLTGLTPARCEKVKAPRVLESPVNLECRLERVVEVGETDFIIGEVVWAHVRDDVLRDGRVDPVLLKPVGRLGGDQYTVVREAFSMPRPRVARPS; encoded by the coding sequence ATGTTCATCGACCCGGCGGCGATGGAGCAGCGGCATCTCCATCACTTCCTCATCAGCGTCATCGTGCCCCGGCCGATCGCGTTCGTCTCCACCGTGGGCGCCGACGGCAGCCACAATGTCGCGCCGTTTTCCTACTTCAATCTGATCTCGAGCCGCCCGCCGCTGGTCGGGATCTCGGTCAATCGTCGGGCTGCGGGGCCCAAGGACACCGCGCGCAAGGTGCGCGAGACCGGCGAATTCGTGGTCAACCTGGTGGACGAAGCGCTGAGCGCGAAGGCGGTCGAAGCGTCCGGCGAATGGCCCCCGGACGTGGACGAGTTCACGCTCACCGGCCTGACTCCGGCGCGGTGCGAGAAGGTGAAGGCGCCGCGTGTCCTGGAGTCGCCGGTGAATCTCGAGTGCCGTCTGGAGCGGGTGGTCGAGGTGGGGGAAACCGATTTCATCATCGGTGAGGTGGTGTGGGCCCACGTGCGTGACGACGTGCTGCGGGACGGGCGGGTGGATCCGGTCCTGCTGAAACCGGTCGGGCGTTTGGGCGGCGATCAATACACGGTGGTGCGCGAGGCCTTCTCGATGCCGCGGCCCCGCGTCGCCCGGCCCTCCTAG
- a CDS encoding alpha/beta fold hydrolase — MHARLVFLLALFLGVTRFASAQGDSPADSSFLRRYAETNRFTLGVPTGIQITPGGDAVLFLRSGPRSLVQDLFVFEPAPRIERLLVTADTLLGGGEENLTREERAARERKRLRTRGITSYDLSADGKRVLVPLSGRLFVVEVGSGAFRELKSTNGAADAARLSPDGRRVACVRDGDLYVIDLADGSERRLTRRESPDVTNGLAEFIAQEEMDRFDGYWWSPDSKWIAFQHTDTREVEKLYIADPAHPERAPEAWPYPRAGQKNAVVRLGVMSADGGPATWMTWDAGPYPYLARVTWERNAPLTLLVQNREQTEERLLSADPRTGNTATLLVERDAAWLNLTTKTPRWLPDGSGFLWISERRGTPQLELRHKSGKLLRNLGGSKLGLRELVHVDPKRKIAWVLASAQPTVKHLVRVPLDGSAVVNLKKPREPAVEKAVFPEGGNELYVLEINSLAGARRHEVWNTDGERVTSLRSIAEEPDDLPRVELASVGPAPGIHTALIRPRAFDPGRRYPVIVHVYGGPWSQMVTADRRRYLLDQWIADHGYIVVCVDGRGTPGRGRAWERAIRGDLATLALQDHVRALRALAVKHRELDLSRVGVWGWSFGGYFSLMAVMRHPEVFHAAVAGGPVVDWRDYDTHYTERYLGLPQTEAGAYDKSSVLTYASRLRRPLLIVHGTADDNVYVVHSLRLCEALNRAGKDYEFMPLVNQTHMVVDPQATVRLYSRLVQHFDRALAPGRAAAAP; from the coding sequence ATGCACGCACGACTCGTCTTCCTGCTCGCGCTGTTCCTGGGCGTCACACGCTTCGCCTCCGCCCAGGGGGACTCGCCGGCGGATTCGTCGTTCCTTCGCCGCTATGCCGAGACCAACCGCTTCACGCTCGGCGTCCCGACCGGCATCCAGATCACACCCGGCGGAGACGCGGTCCTCTTCCTGCGTTCCGGTCCGCGCAGCCTGGTGCAGGATCTCTTCGTGTTCGAGCCCGCTCCGCGCATCGAGCGGCTGCTGGTGACCGCCGACACGCTGCTCGGCGGCGGCGAGGAGAATCTGACGCGCGAGGAGCGCGCCGCCCGCGAGCGGAAGCGCCTGAGGACCCGTGGCATCACCTCCTATGATCTCTCGGCCGACGGGAAGCGGGTCCTGGTGCCGCTTTCGGGGCGTCTCTTCGTGGTCGAGGTCGGCAGTGGCGCGTTTCGCGAACTGAAGAGCACCAACGGCGCCGCCGACGCCGCCCGGTTGTCACCCGATGGTCGGCGCGTGGCATGCGTGCGGGATGGCGACCTCTATGTGATCGATCTCGCCGACGGCAGTGAACGGCGGCTCACGCGCCGCGAGAGTCCGGACGTCACCAACGGGCTGGCCGAGTTCATCGCGCAGGAGGAGATGGATCGCTTCGACGGCTACTGGTGGTCGCCCGACTCCAAATGGATCGCGTTCCAGCACACCGACACGCGCGAGGTCGAGAAGCTCTACATCGCCGATCCCGCGCACCCCGAGCGGGCGCCCGAGGCCTGGCCTTATCCGCGCGCCGGCCAGAAGAACGCCGTCGTGCGACTGGGTGTGATGTCCGCCGACGGAGGTCCCGCCACGTGGATGACCTGGGATGCCGGGCCGTATCCCTACCTGGCGCGCGTGACATGGGAGCGGAACGCTCCGCTCACTTTGCTGGTCCAGAACCGCGAGCAGACCGAAGAGCGCCTGCTGTCGGCCGACCCGCGCACCGGAAACACCGCGACGCTGCTGGTGGAGCGTGACGCGGCGTGGCTCAACCTGACCACGAAGACGCCGCGCTGGCTACCGGACGGCAGCGGCTTCCTGTGGATCAGCGAGCGCCGCGGGACGCCGCAACTCGAGCTGCGCCACAAGAGCGGCAAGCTGTTGCGGAATCTGGGTGGATCGAAGCTCGGATTACGCGAGCTGGTGCACGTCGACCCGAAGCGCAAGATCGCCTGGGTCCTGGCGAGCGCTCAGCCGACCGTGAAGCACCTGGTGCGCGTGCCGCTCGACGGCTCCGCCGTGGTGAACCTCAAGAAGCCGAGAGAGCCCGCGGTCGAGAAGGCGGTCTTCCCCGAAGGCGGGAACGAGCTCTACGTTCTCGAGATCAACTCCCTCGCGGGCGCACGGCGCCATGAGGTCTGGAACACCGATGGGGAGCGCGTGACGTCGTTGCGCTCGATCGCCGAGGAGCCGGACGACCTGCCGCGCGTCGAGCTCGCCTCGGTCGGTCCCGCTCCGGGCATTCACACGGCGCTCATCCGCCCACGGGCGTTCGATCCCGGCCGGCGTTATCCGGTGATCGTCCATGTCTACGGCGGACCATGGTCCCAGATGGTCACGGCCGACCGGCGGCGCTACCTGCTCGACCAATGGATCGCCGACCACGGCTACATCGTGGTCTGCGTGGACGGCCGGGGCACGCCGGGCCGGGGACGAGCCTGGGAGCGGGCGATCCGCGGCGATCTCGCGACATTGGCGCTTCAGGATCACGTCAGAGCGCTGCGCGCCCTGGCGGTCAAGCATCGCGAGCTCGACTTGTCCCGGGTCGGAGTGTGGGGATGGTCCTTCGGCGGATACTTCTCGCTGATGGCGGTGATGCGACATCCGGAGGTGTTCCACGCCGCGGTCGCGGGGGGCCCGGTGGTGGACTGGCGCGATTACGACACGCACTACACCGAGCGCTACCTGGGGCTGCCGCAGACCGAGGCGGGCGCCTACGACAAGAGCTCGGTGCTGACCTACGCGAGCCGCCTTCGCCGGCCGCTGCTGATCGTTCACGGAACCGCCGACGACAACGTCTACGTGGTCCACAGTCTGCGGCTTTGCGAGGCGCTCAATCGCGCCGGCAAGGACTACGAGTTCATGCCGCTCGTGAACCAGACGCACATGGTGGTGGATCCGCAGGCGACCGTGCGGCTCTACTCGCGGCTCGTTCAGCACTTCGACCGCGCGCTGGCGCCGGGCCGGGCCGCTGCCGCGCCGTGA
- a CDS encoding SelT/SelW/SelH family (seleno)protein, with amino-acid sequence MVLEITYCVAUNYLPRATGLVAEIRKQRSNVETKLIKGAGGQFEVVLDGHLLFSKKQQGRFPDAQEIVQLIPVDGAR; translated from the coding sequence ATGGTGCTCGAGATCACGTACTGCGTGGCTTGAAACTACCTGCCAAGGGCTACCGGTCTGGTGGCCGAGATCCGCAAGCAGCGCTCGAACGTCGAGACCAAGCTCATCAAAGGCGCCGGCGGCCAGTTCGAGGTCGTGCTGGACGGCCATCTGCTCTTTTCGAAGAAGCAGCAAGGCCGATTTCCCGATGCTCAGGAGATCGTCCAGCTCATACCGGTCGATGGGGCGCGCTGA
- the murB gene encoding UDP-N-acetylmuramate dehydrogenase: protein MPQRIATIEERLRKALGEALLTHEPLRHHTTFRIGGPADYYFAARTADQMVTALQTAREIDLPVFLLGGGSNLLVSDDGFRGLVLRNAIEQVEFDSTAAHVGAGADFLQFIYECRDRGLSGLEFAAGIPGSIGGALYGNAGCYGQDIGSFTIECTHTTLDGATTETKPAAWYQFAYRDSRLKRDPRVLLSCLLQLKRGDPAAIQAVIEEKLEIRRQKHPQWRVEPTAGSYFKNLPPDWQMPGARHSPGTRRVPAGQLLDEVGCRGLRVGDAMVFAKHANIIINAGRATAQEVLELAEIMKARVRERFGVTLEEEVMYLGKRPGRAGATG from the coding sequence ATGCCCCAGCGCATCGCCACCATCGAGGAGCGCCTTCGCAAGGCCCTGGGCGAAGCTCTCCTCACGCACGAGCCCCTGCGCCATCACACCACCTTCCGCATCGGCGGGCCCGCCGACTACTACTTCGCGGCTCGAACCGCCGATCAGATGGTGACCGCGCTGCAGACCGCCCGGGAGATCGACCTGCCGGTCTTCCTGCTCGGTGGCGGCAGCAACCTGCTGGTCTCGGATGACGGCTTCAGGGGTCTGGTGCTGCGAAACGCGATCGAGCAGGTGGAGTTCGACTCCACCGCGGCCCATGTGGGAGCGGGCGCCGACTTCCTGCAGTTCATCTACGAATGCCGTGACCGCGGGCTCTCCGGCCTCGAGTTCGCCGCCGGAATCCCCGGCTCGATTGGCGGCGCGCTCTACGGCAATGCCGGATGCTACGGCCAGGACATCGGCTCGTTCACGATCGAGTGCACCCACACGACCCTCGATGGCGCCACCACGGAGACCAAGCCCGCGGCGTGGTACCAGTTCGCCTACCGCGACTCGCGCCTCAAGCGCGATCCGCGCGTCCTCCTGTCCTGTCTGCTGCAGCTCAAGCGCGGAGATCCCGCCGCCATCCAGGCGGTGATCGAGGAGAAGCTCGAGATCCGCCGGCAGAAGCATCCTCAATGGCGAGTGGAGCCGACCGCCGGCTCGTACTTCAAGAATCTCCCGCCCGACTGGCAGATGCCGGGCGCCAGGCACTCGCCGGGCACGCGGCGTGTTCCTGCCGGCCAGCTCCTCGACGAGGTCGGATGCCGCGGGCTGCGCGTCGGCGACGCCATGGTGTTCGCCAAGCATGCCAACATCATCATCAACGCCGGGCGTGCGACCGCGCAGGAGGTGCTGGAGCTGGCCGAGATCATGAAGGCCCGCGTGCGCGAGCGCTTCGGCGTCACGCTCGAAGAGGAAGTGATGTATCTGGGCAAGCGGCCAGGGAGAGCGGGCGCGACCGGCTGA
- a CDS encoding helix-turn-helix transcriptional regulator — protein sequence MPAAQVSRIPAHHRFRHHEHEGLHLCAVVHGSFSERDGRGWKRMDAGAVRISNGARHDIDFGPDGALCLVLEPENLDLPRLSEVRFLGADPRVASLVSRLGAALRDGCSTSLRLDTLATELLAQVVRRIEGRSGAAPAWLGRVPELVNDADTPLSVSAIAAEVGVHRVHLARMFRDHYGLSVSEYAHRVRLERARGLLIRGREPLADVATIAGFSDQSHMTRAVRAAFGTTPGALRGALHPFKTRSGRRR from the coding sequence GTGCCTGCCGCCCAGGTCTCCCGGATTCCTGCCCATCATCGATTTCGGCATCACGAGCACGAGGGGCTCCACCTGTGCGCCGTCGTCCACGGCTCCTTCTCGGAGCGCGACGGCCGCGGATGGAAACGGATGGATGCGGGTGCGGTGCGCATCTCGAATGGCGCGCGGCACGACATCGACTTCGGTCCGGACGGCGCTCTGTGTCTGGTGCTCGAGCCCGAGAATCTCGACCTGCCGCGACTCTCGGAGGTTCGATTCCTCGGAGCCGACCCGCGGGTCGCTTCGCTGGTGTCGCGCCTGGGCGCGGCGCTTCGCGATGGCTGCTCCACCTCCCTTCGCCTGGACACGCTGGCCACCGAGCTGCTGGCCCAGGTGGTGCGGCGCATCGAGGGCCGCTCTGGAGCGGCGCCGGCGTGGCTCGGCCGGGTTCCGGAGCTGGTGAACGACGCCGACACCCCCCTTTCGGTCTCGGCCATCGCCGCCGAGGTGGGCGTCCATCGCGTTCACCTGGCGCGCATGTTCCGGGACCACTACGGCCTCAGCGTCTCGGAGTACGCGCATCGAGTCCGGCTCGAGCGCGCCCGGGGCCTCTTGATTCGCGGCCGCGAGCCGCTGGCTGACGTGGCGACGATCGCCGGTTTCTCGGATCAGAGTCACATGACGCGTGCGGTGCGGGCGGCGTTCGGCACGACCCCGGGGGCTTTGCGGGGGGCGCTACATCCGTTCAAGACGCGCTCGGGACGCCGGCGCTAG